Proteins encoded within one genomic window of Lagenorhynchus albirostris chromosome 9, mLagAlb1.1, whole genome shotgun sequence:
- the ARAP1 gene encoding arf-GAP with Rho-GAP domain, ANK repeat and PH domain-containing protein 1 isoform X4, protein MAEAGDGALSVAEWLRALHLEQYTRLFEQHGLVWATECQGLSDARLVDMGMLLPGHRRRILAGLLRAHTPPAPAPRLTPRPVPMKRHVFRSPPVPTTPPEPLPMAGEDEGLPTAPPIPPRRNCLPPTCFSPPSMSAPDPVLPPLPAKRHLTELSVPPVPPRTGPPRLRVSLPAKEEELLSPPPSFPPQPEPEEPPAIFPRGPPQPPSPPPSPPEIPPKPLCVLPEFDDPDYDELPEEGPRAPAAVMTKKEDPPVSQVPRAVRVASLLSEGEELSGDDQGDEAEDGHAYEDIPNGGWHTSSLSSSLPSSLLIPDPRPHPMDGLPVGPTPSPPVIKAGWLDKNPPQGSYIYQKRWVRLDTDHLRYFDSNKDAYSKRFVPVACISRVAAIGDQKFEVVTNNRTFAFRAESDAERKEWMQALQQAVAEQRARARLSSAHPLGVQGSEPPDRAGSLELRGFKNKLYVAVVGDKVQLYKNLEEYHLGIGITFVDMSVGNVKEAADRRGFDLTTPYRIFSFLAESELEKEQWLEAMQRAIAEALSTWEVAERIWAMAPNRFCADCGAAQPDWASINLCVVICKRCAGEHRGLGAGISKVRSLKMDRKVWTETLIELFLQLGNAAGNRFWAANVPPSEALQPSSSPGARRCHLEAKYREGKYRRYHPLFGNQEELDKALCAAVTTSDLAETQALLGCGAGVNCFSGDPEVPTPLALAEQAGQTLQMEFLRNNRTTEVPRLDSVRPPEKHYSVVLPTVSHSGFLYKTASAGKLLQDRRAREEFSRRWCVLSDGVLSYYENERAVTPNGEIRASEIVCLAVPTPNTHGFEHTFEVYTEGERLYLFGLESAELAREWVKCIAKAFVPPPAEDLLARDFERLGRLPYKAGLSLQRAQEGWFALLGSELHAVFPEGPCEEPLQLRKLQELSVQGDSENQVLVLVERRRTLYIQGERRLDFTGWLGAIQKAAASSGDTLSEQQLGDSDIPVIVYRCVDYITQCGLTSEGIYRKCGQTSKTQRLLESLRLDARSVRLKEGEQHVDDVSSALKRFLRDLPDGLFTRVQRLAWLEASEIEDEEEKVSRYRELLVRLPPVNRATVKALISHLYCVQCFSDTNQMNTHNLAIVFGPTLFQTDGQDYKAGRVVEDLISHYVMVFSVDEEELRKQREEITAIVKMRVAGTASGTQHAGDFICTVYLEEKKAETEQHVKIPASMTAEELTLEILDRRNVGIREKDYWTCFEVNEREEAERPLHFAEKVLPILHGLGMDSYLVVKKHQSMEAMLLYLASHVGETKHGMMKFREDRSLLGLGLPSGGFHDRYFILNSSCLRLYKEVRSHRPEKEWPVRSLKIYLGVKKKLRPPTCWGFTVVHETEKHEKQQWYLCCETQMELREWFATFLFMQHDGLVWPSEPSRVSRAVPEVRLGSVSLIPLRGSENEMRRSVAAFTADPLSLLRNV, encoded by the exons ATGGCAGAGGCCGGGGATGGGGCCCTATCGGTGGCCGAGTGGCTGCGGGCTCTGCACCTGGAGCAGTACACCAGGCTCTTTGAGCAGCACGGACTGGTGTGGGCCACAGAGTGCCAAGGCCTCAGCGATGCCCGCCTGGTGGACATGGGCATGCTGCTCCCCGGCCACCGCCGCcgcatcctggctggcctgctcCGTGCCCACacgcccccagcccctgcacccCGCCTGACCCCACGGCCCGTGCCCATGAAGCGTCATGTCTTCCGCTCACCACCTGTGCCCACCACTCCACCGGAGCCACTGCCCATGGCTGGAGAGGATGAGGGGCTACCCACTGCCCCACCCATCCCGCCCCGGAGGAACTGCCTTCCACCCACCTGCTTCTCCCCCCCATCCATGTCTGCCCCAGACCCTGTGCTGCCCCCGCTGCCTGCCAAGCGGCATTTGACAGAGCTCAGCGTTCCGCCTGTGCCCCCTCGCACTGGGCCCCCCCGCCTGCGGGTGAG CCTTCCTGCCAAGGAAGAAGAGTTACTGTCACCGCCACCATCATTCCCTCCCCAGCCAGAGCCTGAGGAGCCCCCGGCCATCTTCCCCCGggggcctccccagcccccatctccacctcccagccccccagaGATTCCCCCGAAGCCTCTCTGCGTGCTCCCAGAGTTTG ATGACCCTGACTACGATGAGCTCCCAGAGGAGGGGCCGAGGGCCCCAGCTGCCGTGATGACCAAGAAG GAGGACCCCCCAGTGAGCCAAGTCCCGAGGGCTGTGCGTGTGGCCAGTCTGCTGAGCGAGGGGGAGGAGCTGTCCGGGGACGACCAAGGGGATGAAGCTGAGGATGGCCACGCCTACGAGGACATCCCCAA TGGTGGATGGCACACTAGCAGCCTGAGCTCATCCTTGCCCAGCAGCCTCCTGATTCCTGATCCCCGACCGCACCCCATGGACGGGCTGCCTGTgggccccactcccagcccaCCTGTGATCAAGGCTGGCTGGCTGGACAAGAACCCACCGCAAGG ATCTTATATCTATCAGAAGCGATGGGTGAGACTGGATACCGATCACCTACGATACTTTGATAGTAACAAG gaTGCCTACTCAAAGCGCTTTGTCCCTGTGGCCTgcatctcccgagtggctgctaTTGGGGACCAAAAGTTTGAAGTGGTCACGAACAACCGGACCTTTGCCTTCCGGGCGGAGAGTGATG CGGAGCGGAAGGAGTGGATGCAGGCCCTGCAGCAGGCGGTGGCTGAGCAGCGTGCTCGGGCCCGACTGTCTAGTGCTCATCCGTTGGGAGTTCAAGGCTCAGAGCCCCCTGACCGCGCCGGCAGCCTGGAGCTACGTGGCTTCAAGAATAAACTCTATGTGGCCGTGGTTGGGGACAAAGTGCAGCTTTACAAGAATCTGGAG GAGTACCACCTGGGCATCGGCATCACCTTCGTCGACATGAGCGTGGGCAACGTGAAGGAAGCAGCAGACCGACGCGGCTTCGACCTCACCACCCCCTACCGCATCTTCAG CTTCTTGGCCGAATCGGAGCTGGAGAAGGAGCAGTGGCTGGAGGCCATGCAGAGAGCCATTGCCGAGGCCCTGTCTACCTGGGAGGTGGCTGAGCGCATCTGGGCCATGGCCCCCAACAGATTCTGTGCTGACTGTGGAGCTGCCCAGCCTGACTGGGCCTCCATCAACCTCTGCGTTGTCATCTGCAAGCGCTGTGCAG GGGAGCACCGTGGCCTGGGCGCTGGTATCTCCAAGGTGCGGAGCCTGAAGATGGACAGGAAGGTGTGGACGGAAACACTCATCGAG CTCTTCTTACAGCTGGGCAATGCTGCTGGGAACCGCTTCTGGGCAGCCAACGTGCCGCCCAGTGAGGCTCTGCAGCccagcagcagccctggggcCCGGCGGTGCCACCTAGAGGCCAAATACCGGGAGGGCAAGTACCGACGCTACCATCCGCTCTTTGGCAACCAGGAGGAGCTGGACAAG gccctgtgTGCCGCGGTCACAACCTCAGACCTGGCTGAGACCCAGGCGCTCCTGGGCTGTGGGGCTGGGGTCAACTGCTTCTCGGGGGACCCTGAAGTCCCCACGCCCCTGGCTCTCGCTGAGCAGGCGGGACAGACACTGCAGATGGAATTCCTTCGAAACAACCGGACCACAG AGGTACCTCGGCTGGATTCAGTGAGGCCCCCGGAAAAGCACTACTCAGTTGTCCTGCCAACCGTGAGCCACAGCGGCTTCCTCTACAAGACCGCTTCCGCCGGGAAGCTGCTACAGGACCGCCGGGCCCGGGAAG AATTCAGCCGACGCTGGTGTGTGCTTAGCGACGGGGTCCTGAGCTACTATGAGAATGAGCGGGCAGTGACCCCCAACGGGGAGATTCGGGCCAGCGAGATTGTGTGTCTGGCAGTGCCCACTCCCAACACCCATGG TTTTGAGCACACCTTTGAGGTGTACACAGAAGGAGAACGGCTGTACCTGTTTGGGCTGGAGAGCGCAGAGCTGGCTCGTGAGTGGGTCAAGTGCATTGCTAAG GCGTTCGTGCCTCCCCCGGCTGAGGATCTGCTGGCCCGGGATTTTGAGAGGCTTGGGCGCCTACCCTACAAAGCTGGCCTGAGCCTACAGCGGGCCCAGGAGGGCTGGTTTGCCCTCCTCGGCTCCGAGCTCCATGCTGTCTTCCCAGAGGGGCCCTGCGAGGAGCCGCTGCAGCTTCGGAAACTACAGGAGCTTT CCGTCCAAGGGGACAGCGAGAACCAGGTGCTGGTGCTGGTGGAGCGACGGAG GACGCTGTACATCCAGGGGGAGCGGCGGCTGGACTTCACGGGCTGGCTGGGGGCCATCCAGAAAGCAGCGGCCAGCTCAGGGGACACGCTGTCGGAGCAGCAGCTTGGAGACTCGGATATCCCGGTGATTGTGTACCGCTGTGTGGACTACATCACCCAGTGCG GCCTGACGTCGGAGGGCATCTACCGCAAGTGTGGGCAGACATCAAAGACACAGCGGCTGCTGGAGAGCCTGCGGCTGGACGCTCGCTCTGTGCGCCTCAAGGAGGGCGAGCAGCACGTGGACGACGTCTCCTCGGCGCTCAAGCGCTTCCTGCGAGATCTGCCCGATGGGCTCTTCACTAGAGTCCAGCGCCTAGCCTGGCTGGAGGCCTCAG AGATTGAGGATGAAGAGGAGAAGGTCTCCAGGTACCGAGAGCTACTGGTGCGTCTGCCTCCAGTCAACCGGGCCACGGTGAAGGCCCTTATCAGCCACTTGTACTG TGTCCAGTGCTTCTCAGACACGAACCAGATGAACACGCACAACCTGGCCATTGTGTTTGGGCCCACGCTCTTCCAGACAGATGGGCAGGACTACAAGGCCGGCCGCGTGGTGGAAGACCTCATCAGCCACTATGTGATGGTGTTTAGT gTGGACGAGGAGGAGCTGAGGAAGCAGCGGGAGGAGATCACTGCCATTGTGAAGATGCGTGTGGCTGGCACTGCTAGTGGGACTCAG CACGCCGGCGACTTCATCTGCACTGTGTACCTGGAGGAAAAGAAGGCGGAGACAGAGCAACATGTCAAG ATCCCAGCATCCATGACAGCTGAGGAGCTCACCCTGGAGATCTTGGATCGCAGGAATGTGGGCATCAGGGAGAAGGACTATTGGACCTGCTTCGAGGTCAACGAGAGGGAGGAGGCAG AGCGCCCCCTGCACTTTGCGGAGAAGGTGCTGCCCATCCTGCATGGGCTGGGCATGGACAGCTACCTGGTGGTGAAGAAGCACCAGTCCATGGAGGCCATGCTGCTGTACCTAG CCAGCCATGTGGGTGAAACCAAGCACGGCATGATGAAGTTCCGAGAGGACCGCAGcctcctgggcctgggcctgcccTCAGGGGGCTTCCACGATCGCTACTTCATCCTCAACAGCAGCTGCCTGCGGCTCTACAAGGAGGTCCGG AGTCACCGGCCTGAGAAGGAGTGGCCCGTCAGGAGTCTCAAAATCTACCTGGGAGTGAAGAAGAAACTCCGGCCACCCACCTG
- the ARAP1 gene encoding arf-GAP with Rho-GAP domain, ANK repeat and PH domain-containing protein 1 isoform X1 produces the protein MAEAGDGALSVAEWLRALHLEQYTRLFEQHGLVWATECQGLSDARLVDMGMLLPGHRRRILAGLLRAHTPPAPAPRLTPRPVPMKRHVFRSPPVPTTPPEPLPMAGEDEGLPTAPPIPPRRNCLPPTCFSPPSMSAPDPVLPPLPAKRHLTELSVPPVPPRTGPPRLRVSLPAKEEELLSPPPSFPPQPEPEEPPAIFPRGPPQPPSPPPSPPEIPPKPLCVLPEFDDPDYDELPEEGPRAPAAVMTKKEDPPVSQVPRAVRVASLLSEGEELSGDDQGDEAEDGHAYEDIPNGGWHTSSLSSSLPSSLLIPDPRPHPMDGLPVGPTPSPPVIKAGWLDKNPPQGSYIYQKRWVRLDTDHLRYFDSNKDAYSKRFVPVACISRVAAIGDQKFEVVTNNRTFAFRAESDAERKEWMQALQQAVAEQRARARLSSAHPLGVQGSEPPDRAGSLELRGFKNKLYVAVVGDKVQLYKNLEEYHLGIGITFVDMSVGNVKEAADRRGFDLTTPYRIFSFLAESELEKEQWLEAMQRAIAEALSTWEVAERIWAMAPNRFCADCGAAQPDWASINLCVVICKRCAGEHRGLGAGISKVRSLKMDRKVWTETLIELFLQLGNAAGNRFWAANVPPSEALQPSSSPGARRCHLEAKYREGKYRRYHPLFGNQEELDKALCAAVTTSDLAETQALLGCGAGVNCFSGDPEVPTPLALAEQAGQTLQMEFLRNNRTTEVPRLDSVRPPEKHYSVVLPTVSHSGFLYKTASAGKLLQDRRAREEFSRRWCVLSDGVLSYYENERAVTPNGEIRASEIVCLAVPTPNTHGFEHTFEVYTEGERLYLFGLESAELAREWVKCIAKAFVPPPAEDLLARDFERLGRLPYKAGLSLQRAQEGWFALLGSELHAVFPEGPCEEPLQLRKLQELSVQGDSENQVLVLVERRRTLYIQGERRLDFTGWLGAIQKAAASSGDTLSEQQLGDSDIPVIVYRCVDYITQCGLTSEGIYRKCGQTSKTQRLLESLRLDARSVRLKEGEQHVDDVSSALKRFLRDLPDGLFTRVQRLAWLEASEIEDEEEKVSRYRELLVRLPPVNRATVKALISHLYCVQCFSDTNQMNTHNLAIVFGPTLFQTDGQDYKAGRVVEDLISHYVMVFSVDEEELRKQREEITAIVKMRVAGTASGTQHAGDFICTVYLEEKKAETEQHVKIPASMTAEELTLEILDRRNVGIREKDYWTCFEVNEREEAERPLHFAEKVLPILHGLGMDSYLVVKKHQSMEAMLLYLASHVGETKHGMMKFREDRSLLGLGLPSGGFHDRYFILNSSCLRLYKEVRSQRPWSGAPETVSSCGSTAGCLTPPGGQSHRPEKEWPVRSLKIYLGVKKKLRPPTCWGFTVVHETEKHEKQQWYLCCETQMELREWFATFLFMQHDGLVWPSEPSRVSRAVPEVRLGSVSLIPLRGSENEMRRSVAAFTADPLSLLRNV, from the exons ATGGCAGAGGCCGGGGATGGGGCCCTATCGGTGGCCGAGTGGCTGCGGGCTCTGCACCTGGAGCAGTACACCAGGCTCTTTGAGCAGCACGGACTGGTGTGGGCCACAGAGTGCCAAGGCCTCAGCGATGCCCGCCTGGTGGACATGGGCATGCTGCTCCCCGGCCACCGCCGCcgcatcctggctggcctgctcCGTGCCCACacgcccccagcccctgcacccCGCCTGACCCCACGGCCCGTGCCCATGAAGCGTCATGTCTTCCGCTCACCACCTGTGCCCACCACTCCACCGGAGCCACTGCCCATGGCTGGAGAGGATGAGGGGCTACCCACTGCCCCACCCATCCCGCCCCGGAGGAACTGCCTTCCACCCACCTGCTTCTCCCCCCCATCCATGTCTGCCCCAGACCCTGTGCTGCCCCCGCTGCCTGCCAAGCGGCATTTGACAGAGCTCAGCGTTCCGCCTGTGCCCCCTCGCACTGGGCCCCCCCGCCTGCGGGTGAG CCTTCCTGCCAAGGAAGAAGAGTTACTGTCACCGCCACCATCATTCCCTCCCCAGCCAGAGCCTGAGGAGCCCCCGGCCATCTTCCCCCGggggcctccccagcccccatctccacctcccagccccccagaGATTCCCCCGAAGCCTCTCTGCGTGCTCCCAGAGTTTG ATGACCCTGACTACGATGAGCTCCCAGAGGAGGGGCCGAGGGCCCCAGCTGCCGTGATGACCAAGAAG GAGGACCCCCCAGTGAGCCAAGTCCCGAGGGCTGTGCGTGTGGCCAGTCTGCTGAGCGAGGGGGAGGAGCTGTCCGGGGACGACCAAGGGGATGAAGCTGAGGATGGCCACGCCTACGAGGACATCCCCAA TGGTGGATGGCACACTAGCAGCCTGAGCTCATCCTTGCCCAGCAGCCTCCTGATTCCTGATCCCCGACCGCACCCCATGGACGGGCTGCCTGTgggccccactcccagcccaCCTGTGATCAAGGCTGGCTGGCTGGACAAGAACCCACCGCAAGG ATCTTATATCTATCAGAAGCGATGGGTGAGACTGGATACCGATCACCTACGATACTTTGATAGTAACAAG gaTGCCTACTCAAAGCGCTTTGTCCCTGTGGCCTgcatctcccgagtggctgctaTTGGGGACCAAAAGTTTGAAGTGGTCACGAACAACCGGACCTTTGCCTTCCGGGCGGAGAGTGATG CGGAGCGGAAGGAGTGGATGCAGGCCCTGCAGCAGGCGGTGGCTGAGCAGCGTGCTCGGGCCCGACTGTCTAGTGCTCATCCGTTGGGAGTTCAAGGCTCAGAGCCCCCTGACCGCGCCGGCAGCCTGGAGCTACGTGGCTTCAAGAATAAACTCTATGTGGCCGTGGTTGGGGACAAAGTGCAGCTTTACAAGAATCTGGAG GAGTACCACCTGGGCATCGGCATCACCTTCGTCGACATGAGCGTGGGCAACGTGAAGGAAGCAGCAGACCGACGCGGCTTCGACCTCACCACCCCCTACCGCATCTTCAG CTTCTTGGCCGAATCGGAGCTGGAGAAGGAGCAGTGGCTGGAGGCCATGCAGAGAGCCATTGCCGAGGCCCTGTCTACCTGGGAGGTGGCTGAGCGCATCTGGGCCATGGCCCCCAACAGATTCTGTGCTGACTGTGGAGCTGCCCAGCCTGACTGGGCCTCCATCAACCTCTGCGTTGTCATCTGCAAGCGCTGTGCAG GGGAGCACCGTGGCCTGGGCGCTGGTATCTCCAAGGTGCGGAGCCTGAAGATGGACAGGAAGGTGTGGACGGAAACACTCATCGAG CTCTTCTTACAGCTGGGCAATGCTGCTGGGAACCGCTTCTGGGCAGCCAACGTGCCGCCCAGTGAGGCTCTGCAGCccagcagcagccctggggcCCGGCGGTGCCACCTAGAGGCCAAATACCGGGAGGGCAAGTACCGACGCTACCATCCGCTCTTTGGCAACCAGGAGGAGCTGGACAAG gccctgtgTGCCGCGGTCACAACCTCAGACCTGGCTGAGACCCAGGCGCTCCTGGGCTGTGGGGCTGGGGTCAACTGCTTCTCGGGGGACCCTGAAGTCCCCACGCCCCTGGCTCTCGCTGAGCAGGCGGGACAGACACTGCAGATGGAATTCCTTCGAAACAACCGGACCACAG AGGTACCTCGGCTGGATTCAGTGAGGCCCCCGGAAAAGCACTACTCAGTTGTCCTGCCAACCGTGAGCCACAGCGGCTTCCTCTACAAGACCGCTTCCGCCGGGAAGCTGCTACAGGACCGCCGGGCCCGGGAAG AATTCAGCCGACGCTGGTGTGTGCTTAGCGACGGGGTCCTGAGCTACTATGAGAATGAGCGGGCAGTGACCCCCAACGGGGAGATTCGGGCCAGCGAGATTGTGTGTCTGGCAGTGCCCACTCCCAACACCCATGG TTTTGAGCACACCTTTGAGGTGTACACAGAAGGAGAACGGCTGTACCTGTTTGGGCTGGAGAGCGCAGAGCTGGCTCGTGAGTGGGTCAAGTGCATTGCTAAG GCGTTCGTGCCTCCCCCGGCTGAGGATCTGCTGGCCCGGGATTTTGAGAGGCTTGGGCGCCTACCCTACAAAGCTGGCCTGAGCCTACAGCGGGCCCAGGAGGGCTGGTTTGCCCTCCTCGGCTCCGAGCTCCATGCTGTCTTCCCAGAGGGGCCCTGCGAGGAGCCGCTGCAGCTTCGGAAACTACAGGAGCTTT CCGTCCAAGGGGACAGCGAGAACCAGGTGCTGGTGCTGGTGGAGCGACGGAG GACGCTGTACATCCAGGGGGAGCGGCGGCTGGACTTCACGGGCTGGCTGGGGGCCATCCAGAAAGCAGCGGCCAGCTCAGGGGACACGCTGTCGGAGCAGCAGCTTGGAGACTCGGATATCCCGGTGATTGTGTACCGCTGTGTGGACTACATCACCCAGTGCG GCCTGACGTCGGAGGGCATCTACCGCAAGTGTGGGCAGACATCAAAGACACAGCGGCTGCTGGAGAGCCTGCGGCTGGACGCTCGCTCTGTGCGCCTCAAGGAGGGCGAGCAGCACGTGGACGACGTCTCCTCGGCGCTCAAGCGCTTCCTGCGAGATCTGCCCGATGGGCTCTTCACTAGAGTCCAGCGCCTAGCCTGGCTGGAGGCCTCAG AGATTGAGGATGAAGAGGAGAAGGTCTCCAGGTACCGAGAGCTACTGGTGCGTCTGCCTCCAGTCAACCGGGCCACGGTGAAGGCCCTTATCAGCCACTTGTACTG TGTCCAGTGCTTCTCAGACACGAACCAGATGAACACGCACAACCTGGCCATTGTGTTTGGGCCCACGCTCTTCCAGACAGATGGGCAGGACTACAAGGCCGGCCGCGTGGTGGAAGACCTCATCAGCCACTATGTGATGGTGTTTAGT gTGGACGAGGAGGAGCTGAGGAAGCAGCGGGAGGAGATCACTGCCATTGTGAAGATGCGTGTGGCTGGCACTGCTAGTGGGACTCAG CACGCCGGCGACTTCATCTGCACTGTGTACCTGGAGGAAAAGAAGGCGGAGACAGAGCAACATGTCAAG ATCCCAGCATCCATGACAGCTGAGGAGCTCACCCTGGAGATCTTGGATCGCAGGAATGTGGGCATCAGGGAGAAGGACTATTGGACCTGCTTCGAGGTCAACGAGAGGGAGGAGGCAG AGCGCCCCCTGCACTTTGCGGAGAAGGTGCTGCCCATCCTGCATGGGCTGGGCATGGACAGCTACCTGGTGGTGAAGAAGCACCAGTCCATGGAGGCCATGCTGCTGTACCTAG CCAGCCATGTGGGTGAAACCAAGCACGGCATGATGAAGTTCCGAGAGGACCGCAGcctcctgggcctgggcctgcccTCAGGGGGCTTCCACGATCGCTACTTCATCCTCAACAGCAGCTGCCTGCGGCTCTACAAGGAGGTCCGG AGCCAGAGGCCGTGGAGCGGGGCCCCTGAGACCGTGAGTAGCTGCGGGTCAACTGCCGGCTGCCTTACACCTCCTGGGGGCCAA AGTCACCGGCCTGAGAAGGAGTGGCCCGTCAGGAGTCTCAAAATCTACCTGGGAGTGAAGAAGAAACTCCGGCCACCCACCTG